One Salvelinus fontinalis isolate EN_2023a chromosome 22, ASM2944872v1, whole genome shotgun sequence genomic window, cctctccctctcctctccctctcctcttcctcccctctccctcgcctcaaggacgctgtcctttccgacagtacattcccagcaagccggccaaatacggcatcaagtcgtgggtggcctgcgacgccaagtccagctacgcttggaagatgcaagtgtacaccggcaaggcggccggcggatgccccgagaagaaccagggcgcgcgcgtcgtcctcgatctgaccgagggactgccggccggtcacaacgtcacgtgtgacaatttcttcacctcctacgaactcgggcagcggctcctcgagaggaacctcaccatggtgggcacggtgcgaaagaacaagcccgagctccctcccgcgctgctccagtccaagggcagacaggtctcgtcctccaggttcgccttcacgcccaccgccactctagtgtcctacctggcaaagagaaataagaacgtgctgcttctgagcacgcggcacgcggagcccgacgtcagcgatcgccgagaccggaagccggccctcatcctagactacaactgcaacaagggcggcgtggacaacctagacaaggtggtcgggacctacagctgcagacggatgaccgcccgctggcccctggtcatcttccacaacatcctcgacgtgtcctcctacaacgcctttgtcatatggcgagagatcaaccccgactggatgcccgggaagcggaacaagaggagggtgttcctggagcagctcggaaaggcgctcgtgaagcccttgatccaaagaaggcagcgtctcccccgcaccgaagccgcgtccgcacttgtcaaagtcatacggggcgagcgtgtatccgccgaggctcgtccgcaggcccgcgagcgagccgccggcccggccgccgccgccgccccggccgccccgctgggggcgagtaagaggaagaggtgtcaggtctgcccacccaagaaggacgccaagacacacacagcgtgctgcaggtgtaagaaatacatctgcaaaggctgttcacacccatactgtcacacttgtgcccactgggcctttagccaagacgggacagagtgaccccgggggggggggggggggacactgtgtgctaggcataatagaaggacaacgggagggttatgTAACAACAACCATACCCAAAAGGCACAATATCCACAACCAAGGGAAGGTAGTGCAGGAGGGGGGGCGTTTTTAGAATCAATACCCAAACTCACACGGGGCCCAAGGGCAGTACGGGGGGACAGCCTGTCACTTCGCACACAGGGCCCTTGGCCGTAATGTTGAATCTGTGAGTGTCCACCACAACCTCTCAGTTATCCAAAACTTTATGTTGTATCCTGTCTGTGGAATTTGGAGGCTGTGACAATAGATCCAGCTTTCAGTAGTGTAGCAAACCACGTATCAGTTATCCAAAACTTGATGTTCTAGCCAACGCACTAATACAGGGAAGTACTTATAAGTCAGTTTGGGTTGTTACAAGAGTTTACATTTATCAACACTGGGGAAGAGGTATCAGCTATAACAAGTAGGACTATTATGGGTAACCTGTTCATCTTCGTTGCAACAATCCACTTGTCTCTATGTATGCATCTGTACGAAAAGCACAGTGTAATCAGTGATGGACCTGTGCTTGAAGAAGAATACCTGGGTGTGGATGGGGGACttgaccttgacggagaatatcGTGGTATGGATGGGGGACCTGAGTTTGACGGGGAAAATGGGGTTATGAACGGAGGCCCTGAGTTTGTGAACGGAGGCCCTGAGTTTGACAGACCCGGATTACAAGGAAAATCTAGAGTGGCCCGCTCTATCCAAGGTGGTTCGGATGACCACTCTATGCCTGACCTCATTGGGGTAGAGAAAGGTTATTGCTACAGGAACATTTGTAGGCAATTTGACACCTGGAACGTTACTTACCGGGTGACATTGATGAAACCATACCAAGTGTATAAACTTGATGGTAAATGTCTGCCTATCACTCTAGTGCGCTACTACGGAAAAGGAAAGCCTGACGTCTCAGTGTTCTCTGTGGTGTTTAACTGGAAGACAACGTCTACTCAGTCTCTAATACCCAGTGGATCACAATACAAGGCAGGTGTACAGATCTTGGTGAATTGTGCATCTGGAAGAGACATGGATGGTCCCGGAACAGCCGTGGTAGATCGGCCTTACTACGCAGCCTGTCCTGTGGACTGTACCGGATACAACGTGAACACTGGTGCCAGACTACATTCCCTGGGTCTCAGTGTACTGAAGACTGAAGGTGTGAGGATGATGGACTTGTCATCGGTGTCACTGAATCTGACACTGCTCCGAGAAAGTATGGGGGAGATGTAATTATCCTAACAGTTGAAATGTTATATTGTATTCATTTGGTACTATGGTGATGTGGACCTCTTTTATCAATAAAGTACAGTTGGTAACACTTGACAGTTGCTTGTCTGAgcatactttattttttacttgcattCAACAGCATTATAAACTATAACAAGGCTACCCAAGCCCTCACAGTGAGCAAGCCTGGAAGCCTTATAGGCTCCTGCGGCTTCTGTCAAGCTCTGTGTGATTGATGacgctttccttaggcccgccctattatgactcagtcagcaagcatggaagccttataggctcctgtggcttctgttaagctctgtgtgattgatgacgctttccttaggcccgccctatcATGGCTCAGTCTGCAGAACTGTGGGTCTTTGACAATAGGGGCCAAAGCGATATATTAATGACCATACTGACGTCTCTCAGGAAGCAGAACAGAGTGTACAATGGCACATGGGAAATCAGAGTCTTTCTATACACTCAGATATTGTAATACAGCAAAGGAGAATGACAGTAGCGACGACTCGGacattgactttgttagtggcagcacatgcagagagctgcagttcaaccctgttacagttgaAGATGCCCAGCTGCTGTGCACTAGGCTGAAGGTGCAGTGCAAGAAGAGGTCTCTCAGTCATACTGCGTCTGGTGTGTTAGGTGCTCCGTGTAAGAATGTGAAAATAAAAGGTGACGGAAATTGTTTCTTCAGAGCGGTCAGTGAAGCACTATGTGGTACAGAGGAGTACCATGAGCCAATTCGAAATGCGGTGGTGCAGCAGCTACAGAGCAAACAACATATGTATAGGACCATCCTGAGAGTGTGTTACCGTTCAGTGTCAGAGTACATTACGGAGTCCAACATGAATTGTTTAGGTAGTTGGGCGACCGAAGTGGAGATTCAAGCAGCTGCAGACATGTTGGGGGTAAGCATATATACATACTATACCAACCGTTGGATTGAATACAGATCTAATGGTTTAGAGGTGTCTAAGCAGGGCATATATTTGGAGAATAGTCGGAACCATTACGAGACAGTCGTTTGTGT contains:
- the LOC129819481 gene encoding piggyBac transposable element-derived protein 4-like → RPRAIRPPCPAVTPGPTAYAASRALDIESAFRLFVTQAIERIIVDMTNLQGVRKYGDGWRPMDSTDLRAYVGLLILAGVYRSRGEAAASLWDAESGRTVFRATMPLKAFHKYSRLLRFDDRQSRPARLATDRLAAVREVWDLWEERLQALYNPGPEVTVDEQLVPFRGRCPFRQYIPSKPAKYGIKSWVACDAKSSYAWKMQVYTGKAAGGCPEKNQGARVVLDLTEGLPAGHNVTCDNFFTSYELGQRLLERNLTMVGTVRKNKPELPPALLQSKGRQVSSSRFAFTPTATLVSYLAKRNKNVLLLSTRHAEPDVSDRRDRKPALILDYNCNKGGVDNLDKVVGTYSCRRMTARWPLVIFHNILDVSSYNAFVIWREINPDWMPGKRNKRRVFLEQLGKALVKPLIQRRQRLPRTEAASALVKVIRGERVSAEARPQARERAAGPAAAAAPAAPLGASKRKRCQVCPPKKDAKTHTACCRCKKYICKGCSHPYCHTCAHWAFSQDGTE